The segment AGCACGTTTATGGCGTCCGTGTCCTTTATGGCGTCGATAAGGTCATAGGTGACCCTTGCCCCCATTTTCTCTATCTGAGCGGGCATCAGGGTTTTGGGCCCACACACTGTTACCTGTGCTCCCAGTTTTGAAAGCGCCCATATGTTACTCCGCGCCACCCGCGAGTGCGCGATATCCCCTATTATGCTTACCCTCTTGCCTTCCAGTGTCCCGAACTTTTCCCTGAGCGTATACGCGTCCAGCAGGGCTTGTGTCGGGTGCTCATGCGAACCATCCCCCGCGTTTATGACCGACGACGAGACCTCCCTTGCCAGGAAATGCGGCGCGCCGGGGCATGAGTGCCGCATTATGATCATGTCTATCTTCATGGCTTCCAGGTTCCTTACCGTATCCTTGAGCGTTTCCCCCTTCTGGAAGCTTGATGAAGCCGCGGCCACGCTCAAAGTGTCCGCGCTAAGCCTTTTAGCGGCCAACTCAAAAGATGCCCGGGTCCTCGTGGATGGCTCACAGAAAAGGTTGACTATGGTCTTCCCTCGAAGCGTTGGCACCTTGGGAATGGGCCGGCTCAGGACCTCCTTGAACCCCCTGGCCTGGTCCAGGATAATAACTATCTCTTCGCGGGAAAGGTCCTCAATGCCGAGAAGGTGTTTCTTTTCCCAATTGAAGGTTTTTCTTTTATTCATTATGCTCCGCTCCTCTTTTATCCCAGCACCACTACTTCTTCAACATCGTCGCTTTCCTTAAGCCTCACCTCTACGCTTTCCTTCTTGGACGTGGGGATGTTCTTCCCGACAAAATCCGGCCTTATGGGAAGTTCCCGGTGCCCCCTGTCCACAAGAACGGCTAGTTGTATGACCGCCGGGCGGCCGAAATCTATAAGCTCGTCAAGGGCGCACCTTACGGTCCTTCCTGTGGAAAGGACGTCATCCACAAGGACCACTTTCCTGCCCGTGATATCGAACTCTATTTCCGTGGAATGTAGCTGCGGTTGTTCCGCCACCTCGGTAAGATCGTCCCTGTATAAAGTTATATCTATCGCCCCTACAGGGATATCCACGTTCTCTATCTTTTTGATGTTCGAGGCTATCCTCCTGGCGAGGAACTCTCCCCTTGTTTTTATCCCAATGATCACGAGCTCGGCCGTCCCCTGGTTCTTTTCCAGGATCTCGTGGGCCATTCTTTGCAGGGTCCTTTTTATCCCAGCCGGGTCCAGTACTTTTGATCTTTCTTTTAATGCCATGTTCTCTCCTTTAAGTCCCGCGTGTAGTCTTATGTTCCTGTTGCGTAAAATTAGTGCTGGGTTCTCGATAGTGGCCTAGCTCGGAAACCCGCTATCTCAAAAAAAAAGCCTCCCTGTCATCCGACAAGCAGGCTAATACAGTTCTTTCCCATCTTTGATCACTCCTTTTAGGTCTCTCCGGACCTGTTTAAAGGCTGATATCCTTTTATGGATAGTACTATCTTTTCCGGATATTGTCAAGGTAAATGTACTTTCTGGGCGGGTAACTGTCTTTTGGTAGTTTTATTGTCGCGGAAACCCGTAAAGGGTTATCTCGTTTGTTTAACGATGTTTATATAAAGTACGCCTTTCCGGAACTCCTGCTCGGGGACATAAGCGTCCATTTGCCCATCCTTAATAACGCTTTCCGTCTCCGCCGCTATCCCGGTCATATCCTCTAGCGTCATTTCCCGGCCCGCTTTTCCCATCAACATATTTGCTGTCTCGAAAGCTACCACCTTATCCAGCCGTACCCCTTTACCCTTGTTAAGCTTGATCGCTTTTATAAAGACCTTTTCTCCCGGGACCATCTCTAGTGCTGGCGCGTCAATGGCCGGTATTTCCGCGCGCGAACTCGCGAACTCCCTTTCTTCTTCAGACTGCCTGACCTTATCGGTATATTGCTGAAGTGACCCGCCTACCGTAAGACCATCCGCGACAGCCGGCAGAAATAGCGACGCAATGATAATTAGCGTTATACGTGTCCTCATTTGGCTTTCCGTTTCGCCGGAAGCGTATTAGTATACTTTCTCATCTCGTACTCCACGTATCCCGCCAATACTTCCTGCACCTTCTCGGGCGGCGGGACCACGAAATAATTTGTCTGCACCGCGTGTCCCAGCTCATGCCCCAGCACATTTATGTTGATGTTCTCACCGTCAATATAAAGCGCATTAAGCATGGATACATAGAACCCGGCCGTCTTCGGTATTTTGCGCCCGAACAGTTTTTCCGCTATTCCCGCAAGACTTTCCCAGTCCTTGCAGATCTTTACGTCACAATTGAACCTCGGGACCCTCATATCGAGTATCTCGGACACGGTCAGGAACATGGTGTCAAACTCGCCTCCCATGGAATAAGGGCTTGGCGCCGGTTCCCGAAGAAGCGCTTTAAGGCTTTGCGGCACGGATATCCGCATAAGCAAGGTCTCCTGGTCCACGCCATTCTCGATATATATGGTAAAGTACCGGCTTTTTACCGTTTTCGCGGTCTTAAACCCGTCGTTCACCTTCATGGAAGCCGCGAACGCGTTCCCACCGGCGGACATAAGCACTGCCATGAGCGCGATAACGACCAGACCCCGGCTAAGGGGCCTTTTATATCTTGTATTTTGAGAGCTCAGAGTCTATCCTCCCGATGTTGTCGCTTATTTTTCCCGTATCCGCGGATCCGAGCCCGCGTTTGACCTCTTCCCAATCGCTTTTTATGGTCCCAAGCGACCTTTGTAGCTCCACTCTCAGCTCATCGAATTCAGCGGCTGTTTTCTTAAGCTGGTCCTTGGCGCGGATATGTATAGAGCCTCTCAGGTCGCCGCTTTTTATCCTTTCCAGTTCTTTCTGCAACCTGAAAAGCGGGCCGGATATCCGGTGTGAGGTAAAAAGGGTAACGGCTATGGTCATTACGGCCGTGAACACGGTAACTATGATAAGTATCCAAATGACCGTAGGCAGTATGAAATCCGCCGTCGTTTTAACGACCACCTTCAGGTTCTCGAAGGCCACGGTAGTGGTTTGCTGGTTCAGAAAATACGTGAAAAGCCCTATCAATACGCTGGCAATGACTATTATCACGCAAAATTTCGTTATAAACCGTGACTGGAAACTCTTATCAATGAAATAGTTCTTTCTCCTGTTCTGCGTGGAATCGTTCATATTTTACCTCCCGGGGCCTATTCAACCCCTATGGCTTTCCTGTCAACCTGTATATTCGCTTTGTTCTTAAGGCTCTGTATCCATGTTTCCAAGAGTATGGACTGTTTTTCCCTCATGAGCTGCCACCTTATAACATCCCTGAGCTCATCCAGCGTTTTCGTGTTCTCGGGATTGGCTTTGATCCATTTCGCGTAGAAATCCTCGACTTCCTGGTCCGACACGCTGAGCTGGGTAGCGACTTCCCGCATTTTCGCCTCGATGACTATCTTGAGCAGTGATTGTTCCCAGAAGTTCTGTATCGCGTCCAGGAAAGGCTTTTGCTTATCAAGGTTCTCTTTTACCCCTTC is part of the Candidatus Omnitrophota bacterium genome and harbors:
- a CDS encoding methyl-accepting chemotaxis protein, translating into MNDSTQNRRKNYFIDKSFQSRFITKFCVIIVIASVLIGLFTYFLNQQTTTVAFENLKVVVKTTADFILPTVIWILIIVTVFTAVMTIAVTLFTSHRISGPLFRLQKELERIKSGDLRGSIHIRAKDQLKKTAAEFDELRVELQRSLGTIKSDWEEVKRGLGSADTGKISDNIGRIDSELSKYKI
- a CDS encoding aspartate carbamoyltransferase catalytic subunit → MNKRKTFNWEKKHLLGIEDLSREEIVIILDQARGFKEVLSRPIPKVPTLRGKTIVNLFCEPSTRTRASFELAAKRLSADTLSVAAASSSFQKGETLKDTVRNLEAMKIDMIIMRHSCPGAPHFLAREVSSSVINAGDGSHEHPTQALLDAYTLREKFGTLEGKRVSIIGDIAHSRVARSNIWALSKLGAQVTVCGPKTLMPAQIEKMGARVTYDLIDAIKDTDAINVLRIQLERQKKQYFPSIREYIKRFGINSELLARYAKKDMVIMHPGPINRGVELSQDVADSEYSVILDQVTNGVAIRMAVMYLLSRAKSEMVE
- the pyrR gene encoding bifunctional pyr operon transcriptional regulator/uracil phosphoribosyltransferase PyrR gives rise to the protein MALKERSKVLDPAGIKRTLQRMAHEILEKNQGTAELVIIGIKTRGEFLARRIASNIKKIENVDIPVGAIDITLYRDDLTEVAEQPQLHSTEIEFDITGRKVVLVDDVLSTGRTVRCALDELIDFGRPAVIQLAVLVDRGHRELPIRPDFVGKNIPTSKKESVEVRLKESDDVEEVVVLG